A portion of the Candidatus Margulisiibacteriota bacterium genome contains these proteins:
- a CDS encoding polysaccharide deacetylase family protein — protein MSIFFLCLTLLGAYLVALPFWLANFTAAGLLGLLFAYTKEKTWGWVRRITGYELPFGLLLFAAWWSVCDAYLPWQALGDALSLTVLIGAFYFLAAAVRSSRDFNYLLRVAFAGYILVLVCGFLQYGLTNWGWPAIPGSAFLLAGRGLNRISSIFIQRSGTNVFAAFLSLAAPAYLAWFWQNIAARRNKKQTSDILKQIFYTCVLALTIFNIIFSFSRALLVALAVVFSVSLARTKYWKQIFAAGIILAVLAVLFVAPLQKTIRSLFDLNDASNRDHYMLAEISLRQIAQRPLNGWGGGHLNAKLKQENGRWIDLRGKYKTPEELRRNYENMQVMQREALADGVIYVFSPHNMYLGYFVEYGFLSFLGSVLLIALTWRRLRRLSGGLAYSLALGILGFAVYGLFQDSVRAPIMAYLLWFYLLLVLKLEESLRGFNFRQYRKVLVLAYHRILQPTAKNTLAVSAKNFARQIDYLRRRKYLFMNVEDFYQEYIAQAAPLLNKICLITFDDGYRDNIRRALPLLKERRISATIFVTVQKIGSAAPYYWDFKNSTNFSKDDLPLDWPELKRLRKSGWAVGSHTLNHYELNQLADKELAWELRQSKKILEKNLSAPVNTVCYPRGATDKRTLKAAWTAGYRLGFVTNSRADDLLAFPRVGIYAHDTFGRFWLKLLCRKIHL, from the coding sequence ATGTCCATTTTTTTCCTCTGCCTTACCCTGCTGGGCGCTTATTTAGTCGCTTTGCCGTTTTGGCTCGCCAATTTCACGGCAGCCGGCCTGCTTGGCCTGCTCTTCGCTTACACCAAAGAAAAAACCTGGGGCTGGGTGCGGAGAATTACCGGCTATGAATTGCCGTTCGGTCTGCTGCTATTCGCGGCCTGGTGGTCAGTGTGCGACGCCTATCTGCCGTGGCAGGCGCTCGGTGACGCGCTATCGCTGACAGTCTTGATCGGAGCCTTTTATTTTTTAGCCGCCGCCGTGCGTTCCTCCCGGGATTTCAATTATTTATTGCGCGTGGCGTTCGCTGGCTATATTCTGGTACTGGTCTGCGGCTTTTTACAATACGGCCTGACCAACTGGGGCTGGCCGGCTATCCCCGGCTCCGCTTTCTTACTGGCAGGCCGAGGGCTGAACCGGATCAGCTCGATTTTTATTCAGCGTTCCGGCACTAATGTTTTCGCCGCTTTTCTGAGCCTGGCCGCGCCGGCTTATCTGGCCTGGTTCTGGCAAAATATTGCCGCGCGGCGAAATAAAAAACAAACTTCTGATATTCTAAAACAAATTTTTTACACCTGCGTCCTAGCTCTAACAATTTTTAATATAATTTTTTCGTTCAGCCGCGCTTTGCTGGTGGCTCTAGCCGTTGTTTTTAGCGTGTCGCTCGCCCGCACAAAATACTGGAAACAAATCTTTGCCGCTGGAATAATTCTGGCTGTTCTGGCCGTCTTATTTGTCGCGCCGCTGCAAAAAACCATACGCTCGCTCTTTGATCTCAATGACGCCTCGAACCGCGACCACTATATGCTGGCGGAAATTTCTCTGCGCCAAATCGCGCAGCGCCCGCTTAACGGCTGGGGCGGCGGGCATCTCAACGCCAAACTGAAACAGGAAAACGGCCGCTGGATAGATCTGCGCGGCAAATACAAAACACCGGAAGAACTCCGCCGCAATTATGAAAATATGCAGGTGATGCAGAGAGAAGCGCTGGCCGACGGCGTGATCTATGTCTTTTCACCGCATAATATGTACCTCGGCTATTTTGTGGAATACGGTTTTTTAAGTTTTCTAGGCAGCGTTTTGCTTATCGCGCTTACCTGGCGGCGTCTGCGCCGGCTCTCCGGCGGTCTGGCGTATAGTCTGGCTCTGGGTATTTTAGGTTTTGCGGTTTACGGTCTATTTCAGGATTCGGTGCGCGCGCCGATCATGGCTTATCTGCTCTGGTTTTATCTCCTGCTGGTCTTGAAGCTGGAAGAGTCTTTGCGCGGTTTTAATTTTCGGCAATATCGCAAAGTTCTAGTTTTAGCCTATCACCGCATTTTGCAACCGACAGCCAAAAACACTCTGGCTGTTTCAGCCAAAAATTTTGCCCGGCAGATCGACTATCTGCGCCGCCGCAAATATTTATTTATGAATGTGGAAGATTTTTATCAAGAATATATCGCGCAGGCTGCGCCGCTTTTAAATAAAATTTGTTTAATAACTTTTGATGACGGCTACCGTGACAATATTCGCCGCGCCCTGCCTCTCCTAAAAGAACGCCGGATTTCCGCCACAATTTTTGTCACCGTGCAGAAAATCGGCAGCGCCGCACCTTATTACTGGGATTTCAAGAACAGCACAAATTTTAGCAAAGACGATCTGCCGCTGGACTGGCCGGAGTTAAAACGCCTGCGAAAATCCGGCTGGGCGGTCGGCTCGCATACTTTAAATCATTATGAATTAAACCAGCTGGCGGACAAAGAGCTGGCCTGGGAATTGCGACAATCCAAAAAAATCCTGGAGAAAAATTTGTCCGCGCCAGTCAATACGGTCTGCTATCCGCGCGGCGCGACGGACAAGCGGACGCTGAAAGCGGCCTGGACAGCCGGATACAGGTTGGGTTTCGTGACTAATTCGCGTGCGGATGATCTGCTGGCTTTTCCTAGAGTCGGCATTTACGCGCATGACACTTTTGGGCGGTTTTGGCTGAAGCTGTTGTGCCGCAAAATTCATTTATGA
- a CDS encoding glycosyltransferase, with product MKRKKIFLYIYSLHTGGGAENVLYKLAVFLRQQGWLVYACGMLDEEPSFETLMTARGIKVIRLRGDHNPLKTIPRLVRVLKKVKPDILLNWLYPCIITGGLAGRLAGVPRIIANLRGPDLKKRKTRVFLDGITARCCYDGHIAVSQNVKDIFVRREKYPAAKVTVINNGLDSAAEKYLKQIDRAAARRALQLTAQNIVIGALGRLYPEKNQKFLLETLALLLPRLPQARLLLVGDGPSRPELEQLAARLNISDKIIFAGWQSDVYRYLKVMDIYVLPSLYEGHSGSILQAWACRLPVAGAKTTGIRDLVVDGKNGLLFSLQNPSELANIIFNLTAYPRLAQELGKNGWQTATTKYTEKKMFTEYFNYLKNFPGRNPPPPR from the coding sequence ATGAAGCGAAAAAAAATATTCCTGTATATTTATTCCCTGCACACCGGCGGCGGCGCGGAAAATGTTTTGTACAAGCTGGCGGTTTTTTTGCGCCAACAAGGCTGGCTGGTTTATGCCTGCGGCATGCTTGACGAAGAGCCGTCTTTTGAAACTCTAATGACCGCGCGCGGCATAAAAGTTATCCGTCTGCGCGGCGACCACAATCCCTTGAAAACTATTCCGCGTCTGGTCAGGGTTTTAAAAAAAGTAAAACCGGATATTCTGCTCAACTGGCTGTACCCCTGTATTATTACCGGCGGTCTGGCCGGCCGTCTGGCCGGCGTGCCGCGGATTATCGCTAATCTGCGCGGGCCGGATCTGAAAAAAAGGAAAACCCGAGTTTTCCTTGACGGCATCACCGCACGCTGTTGCTACGACGGACATATCGCTGTATCACAAAACGTCAAAGACATATTTGTCCGCCGCGAAAAATATCCGGCGGCCAAAGTGACCGTGATAAATAATGGCCTGGACTCAGCAGCTGAAAAATACTTAAAGCAAATTGACCGCGCCGCCGCGCGGCGTGCCTTGCAGCTGACAGCCCAAAATATTGTCATCGGCGCACTGGGACGTTTGTATCCTGAAAAAAATCAAAAATTTTTGCTGGAAACTCTGGCGCTGCTGCTGCCCAGGCTGCCGCAGGCCAGACTACTTTTAGTCGGCGATGGACCGTCCCGCCCGGAATTGGAACAGCTGGCCGCGCGATTGAATATATCTGACAAAATTATTTTCGCCGGCTGGCAGAGTGACGTGTATCGTTATCTCAAGGTCATGGATATTTATGTTTTGCCTTCTTTATATGAAGGACATTCCGGCTCAATACTACAGGCCTGGGCCTGTCGTCTACCGGTAGCCGGCGCGAAGACGACCGGCATCCGCGATCTGGTCGTGGACGGCAAAAACGGCTTGCTTTTTTCGCTGCAAAATCCTTCCGAACTGGCGAACATTATATTTAATCTGACCGCCTATCCGCGTTTAGCCCAAGAGCTGGGCAAAAACGGCTGGCAAACAGCCACCACAAAATATACAGAAAAGAAAATGTTCACGGAATATTTTAATTATTTAAAAAACTTTCCAGGCCGAAATCCCCCGCCGCCGCGCTGA